Below is a window of Malus domestica chromosome 13, GDT2T_hap1 DNA.
ctattatgaGTTGATTACTTATTAagaattgtaatcctaaaggggtaaagtttttacctatcctactactataactaaaggcacaatgagatgatacaacacacacctcacaattaaatctctctcttatCTCTTGCTACCGCTGGCCCCCTCCCTCTCTATTCCCTTAGAATAGCtcagtcaaataggcctacaacacgttatcagcacactcTTTCCAGAAGCTGAGGAATTACAGATCATAGGAAGAGGCTATCTTCCACAAAATTCAAAGactcttttttgttttctgccaatcagctatgcttaaaataaaggaagatatttgaaacgtccacgaagcatgaaaacattccccatgatgcatgaacccctctatgtttatattttccttacgatatatatatatatatatatatatatatatatatatatatatatatgtgtgtgtatattgtatatgttcatatatttgtcaatatgtatatgtttcatgcattacgcaattaaattgctatgtggaatttgtgagtcaaagcatataaataaattagaagcaattctAGGGTTTTTCAAACGCTAATTATGtcgaaaaaaaagggaaaatttttACGTTGGGCACTGTGCAACACCACTGTGGCATTATCGGACCATCACTGGCCTAAAGCACAGTCATATGGACCACACGGCAGCAGCTTTTGGGCTTGTTGCACTGACCCAGACATCCCAAGGCCTTTGGCCTAATGAAACTAATGGGCCTGAAGTCCGTTGGCCCAACCAAAAGCCTGCAGCTTTTTGGCCCGATGTCCTGCGAGTCCTTAGACCTCTGGGTTGTGCCATGAAGCCCCGACCCACTCGCCCGTAGCCTTTGCTGTTGGGCTTGGCTTGACCCAACCTAGACCCAGCCTTGGCTGGGCTTCCCATGCCAACCCAAGGCTAGTGTTATGCTGGGCCTGACTCGTGCCCCACATTCGACCCAAAAGCCAGCAGTTGCTGCTACTGGACTCACCTGTCTCAGCCCGTGGCCTATAGTCATATATGGGCTACTTTTGCAACAATACCCGAGCCCATTTACCCCTAGGGCTTTGCCCTACTCTCGGCATCCTAGCCCAAACCTGTTTTTAGGCTATACTTTTTTGACCCAATGCTAATTTTTGGCATTTTAAATCATTTTAACccgaatgttattattatttttgcttccaCAATCAACCCTGTTTGGtctcgatctattgaattaattaaaagtgatatgcagtccattaatttgataattaatcTAAAATTATTAACctgaatatcacttttggacattatcgattcaataatttatttttatactttgaactgtTGACATACTTATGTAGTaatgaagctctcacacttgagttcctgaagaaACTCAAATTTACTACACTTAAGTCAGCATATTGCATTttgtgtttcttgcaggaacctctcctttatgaactaatcgttcaaaaaaactaaattgaacctgtactttcatatttagtgcctttgaaacctgaagttttcattcaaaacttaccacatgaaacctatagttttcatgcataaattaaaccaatgcATGTCTATAGAACCCAAATGTTCTACGATGTATGTCTATGGATCATCCGGAAGATGCTACTACATCCATGGAGATATCAGATTTTTAGTCAGCGCCTATGGACGAATAAATTATACATATTTTTAGGGTGTTTACGCCTAATGGGCGAACCCAGTAGGAGTGGTCGGCCCCTCTCCCCtatttttctaggtttatggtttaattttgaacaatttttctaagtctttggaataatttgtttggttttggtttgttttgaattatggattgttatttgatggatattatttctcgaattgcttaattgaatgaatagAATTATATTTATGTATGTGACCAAtacaatcaatttatttctaggtatgtctagtggggaaATTAGTTGTCTGGCTGATAGTGCTACCAGGCACACCATCTTGCGTGAgtgacactattttactaacttaatacCCAAGAAAGTACCTCTGACAATTGTTttaggcccatccaacctgattgaaggatacagAAAAGCCAGtatcatgttgtccaatggtataatcttaaccattaaagaggcaCTCTATTTTCCACTTTTCGGAAGAAGTtgttgagttttagagatattcgagataatcaatatcatattgaaaccactgaagataatgattttgaatttctttgtatcacttcgtaCGAATATTGCCAGAAgcatattcacgagaagttggaacgtCTCTCGAGTGGGTTGCACATAACAAGCATTCACGACGCCTGAGTTccatagcactttgttgctttggcatgaccatttgggacatcctggatgtGACATGATACGTCGTATCCTTAAATCATCACATGGGCATCGGTTACCTCCTTATGTTGGATTCCCGCCACGCAAAGCatgttctttagggaagttgaatactcactAGGGGATATTTGtagacctatccaaccaacctgcggaccatttcgatattttatggtgttggttgatgcatggacatgatggtcacatgtttgtctatTGTCTACACGTAACACTACATTTGTAAAACTcctagcacaaattattaagctaatggcttaccaccctgattatccgattaaATCGATTCAACTAGATAACGCTGGAGAGTTTACAtcacagacttttgacgattattgcatgtcagtagggattgatgtggaacatcatgtaccccatgttcatactcaaaatggcctggcagaagctttcataaagcgcctTGAATTGATAGTTcagactttggttatgagaGCCAAATTACCGGTATCTGCCTAgtgctatgcaatattgcacgcagctatgtcggtccgcctgaggcccatcactacccaacctcattcaccattacagttggttactggtaCAAGCCTGATGTCTTGCATTTACGTGTGTTTGGGTGCGCAATTTATATGCCAATAGTGCCGCCActatgtaccaaaatgggtcttcaaagaaaaatgggaatctatgtcggttatgattcgccatcaattgTTTGCTATTTAGAACCCTTGATAGGAGATCTTTTTACCGCATATTTTGCAAactgtcactttgatgagacaatcttcccgtcgttaaggggagataagtatgctaacgttcctgtagaacgccacaaattgtcgtggtatgctcccactatgttTCATTTAGATCCCTGCACTACCCAGTCTAAAACTGAAGTGCAACGAATTATAGATCTTTAGAGCATTGCttaaagcatgccagatgcttttaatgatctagcaaagATGACAATATCACATATACCCGCTGCAAACGCACCTGTAAGGAGAGATATACCCCGCATACGTCAAAATCCTGCCTGGGAAGGCCGGACCGTCCCCGAAGGTGGTAAGGCCCCACCTTCCATGCGGCAAAgtacattggcggctagccaatcatctgctctgACCTTGAAGAGTGGTAGACTCCTTAGTTCTAAGGATTCACAACCCTAGAAGAGGAAATCGGCACCAACTAGTGACCTTAGTTTGAATCCAACCATCGTTCACTCATTCgttccaacgcatgaggttattctagattacggtgatgtcTTAGACAAGACAAACCgacctcccgagaatcgtgagatttcgatCCACTACGCAATATTGGATAAGGTTTGGAATaagaatgagatgatcgtcgatgATGCATTTGGGTACacagtagctactgacatcatgcttagcgatgacattgaaccatgttctgttgatgaatgccAACGTAGAACAGATTGGTCAAACTataaacaagcaatccaggtcaaaCTCAATTTGCTTACGAAACGTAAAGTGTTTTAACCTATCTTTCTTACACTACCACGTGTGAAGCTAGTGGGCTAgaagtgggttttcgtgaggaagcgtaatgagaataaTGGAATAGTGggatacaaagcacgcctcgtagCGCAAGGCTTCTTTCACCGTcctgggattgattacgagAAGATGTATTCCCCTgtaatggacgttataacgTTCTATTATATAATCAGTTTgttagtttccgaaaaactgaatatgtagCTTATAGACGTGGTAACcgtgtatctctatggggatctagatacataaatatacatgaaagttccagaaagacttccattgactggttcaaatagttctagaccacggaacacTCTCTTGATTAGATCGAAGAGGTCACTCTACGAATTTAAACAATCCCAgtggatgtggtataaccatctgcgtgaatatttgacaagtcagggttatatgaacaacgaattatgcccatacgtgttcataaagaagtcagaTTCTGGATTTGCAATCGTTGTAGTTTATGTCaacgacatgaacctcattggaACTCCCACAGTGCTTAAGGAAATTGCTACGCACTTgaaatcggaatttgagatgaaagatcttgggaaaacttgaTACTGCCTCGGCCTGAAGATCGAGCATTAttcagatggaatcctagtacattagtaaactacacccaaaaggtatTGTGACGTTTTgttgaggataaagcgaagtcttcgagtacacctatggtcgttcgaactctagatgctaaacgagatccttTCAGTCCAAAGGAAGATGAGGAAGAGGTTTTTGAACTCGAAGTTCCTTACAtaagtgcaattggggctttattgtacttgactCAATGCATTAGACCCAACATTTCCtttgctgttaatcttttggctagatacaaCAATGCACCCACATGCaggcactggaatggtgttaaagatattttccactacctcaagggtatgacggatttgggcttgttttatACCCGCGAATCTTCGAGTGTTGCTGCCCCCTATGGTTCTCAAATTGATTTTCTCCTTGTTGGTTATACAGATGTTGAATATCTATCTGACCCACATATGGCACAATCTCAAACAGGCTATGTCTTTACTGTTGAAGACACCgttatatcttggaggtctaccaagcaaacgctaggtgcgacttcttcgaaccatgctAAGATTCTCGCCCTGCATGAAGCATCGCATGACTGTTTTTGGCTGAGAGCAGTCATGGAACAaattcgaagcactagtggtcttacttccgtcgttgaccttcctacgacgatctttgaagacaatgcagcatgtaaCGAGCAGTTAAAAAAGGGATACATCAAATGAGACAACACAAAGCATATAGCGCtgaagttcttttactcacaccaataacaacatcatcataacattAAAGTCAAGCAAATTcgttcccaggacaacctgacaaatctctttaccaagtcattacccaagtctacttttcagaagctcgtccaagaAATTGGTATGTGTACATTATCTAAGCTGaatcgcttgtagttctcttatttagaagttatgtctaactcagggggagtatccagaagcatACTTACTTGattttaatgtactctttttcctacgattaggagcatttttttttactaggtttttgctacctataGAGGTTTTGATAAGGCACCCATCCTGAGATAATCATACTCCATTAAGTTAACTACTTTCGTCCTgtttgacgtttgttttagacattatgcatatttCTCACTTCTCTCCTTAGTATATGGGGTTTTCCccatgccttgggttttaccatagcgaggttttgtaaGTTTTACCaccaatgcatactttctttaaatttgagactcacGTTCACCTATCgtgccgatgacttcatcaactattctaccttatctgctgaagatctgatgtgATGGTTTGTTAAGTATGTataggccgaagtggcggtttttcggaggcggtatttgtataccttgcactgaagctttgtaggttaagctttgcaagtgaagctttgaagctggagctctgtaaataaagcttttgaagctagagcttttgtaaatgaagcttttaaagctgattgacatgagtgatgctcatggatgttgacatgagtgatgctcatgaatgttgacatgagtgatgctcatgaatgttgacatgagtgatgctcatgaatgtttatgtatgattgatatgagtgatg
It encodes the following:
- the LOC139190806 gene encoding secreted RxLR effector protein 161-like, which codes for MVVRTLDAKRDPFSPKEDEEEVFELEVPYISAIGALLYLTQCIRPNISFAVNLLARYNNAPTCRHWNGVKDIFHYLKGMTDLGLFYTRESSSVAAPYGSQIDFLLVGYTDVEYLSDPHMAQSQTGYVFTVEDTVISWRSTKQTLGATSSNHAKILALHEASHDCFWLRAVMEQIRSTSGLTSVVDLPTTIFEDNAACNEQLKKGYIK